From a region of the Paraburkholderia hospita genome:
- a CDS encoding NAD(P)-dependent oxidoreductase, whose translation MAIKQTGDIAAQRLSSQQLSCEFADIAPLLDPTAAAAAASRCHYCYDAPCVQACPTQIDIPSFIRKIGNGNLKGAATDILSANPLGGMCSRVCPTEILCEGACVRNHQDAKPVAIGALQRHATDWAMARDAVKFTRAPDSGRHVAVVGAGPAGLACAHRLAVAGHSVTIYDAHDKGGGLNEYGIAAYKTVDDFAQREVQWLLSVGGIELKTGMKLGHDVSLDSLRQQHDAVFLSIGLAGVRALALEGEALNGVMNAVDFIEQVRQASDLATVPVGRRVIVIGGGNTAVDAAVQSRKLGATSVTMVYRRGVESMSATWAERDFAQTQNVTLITHAKPVRLIGGDGVVTGVEFERTASDGSAERFTLEADMVLKAIGQTLVSVGLDHELLTLDQSRIAVDADLRTSLDKVWAGGDCAASGGVDLTVQAVQDGKLAAASIDAAFALAAVKAA comes from the coding sequence ATGGCCATCAAGCAAACGGGCGACATCGCGGCGCAGCGCTTGTCGTCCCAACAGCTTTCTTGCGAATTCGCCGACATTGCGCCGCTGCTCGATCCCACGGCAGCCGCCGCGGCCGCGAGCCGTTGTCACTACTGCTACGACGCGCCGTGTGTGCAGGCGTGTCCCACGCAAATCGATATCCCGAGCTTTATCCGCAAGATCGGCAACGGCAATCTGAAGGGCGCCGCGACCGATATTCTTTCGGCGAATCCATTGGGCGGCATGTGCTCGCGCGTGTGTCCAACCGAGATCCTCTGCGAAGGCGCATGCGTGCGCAATCACCAGGATGCGAAGCCCGTCGCAATCGGCGCATTGCAGCGTCATGCAACCGATTGGGCGATGGCGCGCGATGCCGTGAAATTCACGCGCGCGCCGGATAGCGGGCGGCATGTGGCCGTCGTCGGCGCAGGCCCGGCGGGTCTTGCATGCGCGCATCGTCTTGCCGTGGCGGGTCATAGCGTGACGATCTATGACGCGCATGACAAGGGCGGTGGCCTCAACGAATACGGCATCGCCGCATATAAAACGGTCGATGACTTCGCGCAGCGTGAAGTGCAATGGCTGTTGTCGGTAGGCGGCATCGAATTGAAGACGGGCATGAAGCTGGGACATGACGTATCGCTCGATTCGCTGCGTCAACAACACGACGCCGTGTTTCTCTCGATCGGTCTCGCAGGCGTGCGCGCGCTCGCGCTTGAAGGCGAAGCACTGAACGGCGTGATGAATGCCGTCGATTTCATCGAGCAGGTACGTCAGGCGAGCGATCTCGCGACGGTGCCGGTTGGCCGCCGTGTGATTGTGATCGGCGGCGGCAATACGGCCGTCGATGCTGCCGTGCAAAGCCGCAAGCTCGGCGCGACGAGCGTGACGATGGTGTACCGGCGCGGCGTCGAGTCGATGAGCGCGACGTGGGCCGAGCGCGATTTCGCGCAGACGCAGAACGTGACGCTCATCACGCATGCGAAGCCCGTGCGATTGATCGGCGGCGACGGCGTGGTGACGGGCGTCGAATTCGAACGTACTGCGAGCGACGGCAGCGCCGAGCGCTTCACGCTCGAAGCCGACATGGTGCTCAAGGCGATCGGCCAGACGCTCGTGAGCGTCGGCCTCGACCACGAACTGTTGACGCTCGATCAAAGCCGCATCGCAGTCGACGCCGATCTGCGCACGTCGCTAGACAAAGTCTGGGCAGGCGGCGATTGCGCGGCATCGGGCGGCGTCGATCTGACCGTGCAGGCGGTGCAGGACGGCAAGCTCGCGGCGGCATCGATCGACGCTGCATTCGCGCTCGCCGCTGTCAAGGCTGCCTGA
- a CDS encoding helix-turn-helix transcriptional regulator codes for MNQTYSDAAGNAPPNPRADDEAPKAEREERDPFLTAMGERVRLLRARRGMTRKTLASETGLSERHLANLESGVGNASVLVLRQIAATLNCPLAEVIGDETTSSAEWLLIRELLQGRDQAALQRARVALSEMFAQAPRDPHRKDRIALIGLRGAGKSTLGRMLAQERKVPFIEITKVIQQMAGCPPAEIHSLYGASAYRRYEQRALEAVIGEHERAVIASPGGLVSEPATFNALLAHCFTVWLQATPEEHMRRVVAQGDLRPMSGNKEAMEDLKRILAGRGELYNRADMTFDTSERTLADAYLQLRDRLAARLAAELGDET; via the coding sequence ATGAACCAAACTTACTCCGACGCTGCGGGGAACGCTCCGCCAAACCCCCGCGCAGACGACGAAGCGCCGAAAGCCGAGCGCGAAGAACGCGATCCGTTCCTGACCGCGATGGGCGAGCGCGTGCGCCTGCTGCGCGCGCGCCGCGGCATGACGCGCAAGACGCTGGCGTCGGAAACGGGCCTATCCGAGCGGCATCTCGCGAATCTCGAGTCGGGCGTCGGCAACGCGTCGGTGCTGGTGCTGCGGCAAATCGCGGCCACGCTGAACTGCCCGCTCGCCGAAGTGATCGGCGATGAAACCACGTCGTCCGCCGAATGGCTGCTGATCCGCGAACTGCTGCAGGGGCGAGACCAGGCGGCGCTGCAGCGCGCGCGCGTCGCGCTGTCGGAGATGTTCGCGCAGGCGCCGCGCGATCCGCATCGCAAGGACCGCATCGCGCTGATCGGGCTGCGCGGCGCGGGGAAATCGACGCTCGGCCGCATGCTGGCGCAGGAGCGCAAGGTGCCGTTCATCGAGATCACCAAGGTGATCCAGCAGATGGCGGGCTGTCCGCCGGCAGAGATCCATTCTCTGTATGGCGCGAGCGCGTACCGCCGTTACGAGCAGCGTGCGCTCGAGGCGGTGATCGGCGAGCACGAGCGCGCCGTGATCGCCTCGCCGGGCGGACTGGTGTCGGAGCCCGCCACCTTCAATGCGCTGCTCGCGCACTGCTTCACGGTGTGGCTGCAGGCCACCCCGGAAGAGCACATGCGCCGGGTCGTCGCGCAGGGCGACTTGCGGCCCATGTCGGGCAACAAGGAGGCGATGGAGGACCTCAAGCGCATCCTCGCGGGCCGCGGCGAACTCTATAACCGTGCCGACATGACCTTCGACACCAGCGAGCGCACGCTGGCCGACGCCTATCTGCAACTGCGCGACCGCCTCGCCGCGCGTCTCGCCGCAGAACTGGGCGATGAAACCTGA
- a CDS encoding DUF4863 family protein, protein MSPQDFQRLIAGVTAQLDGRPLDPSLAGWLNATWPAGSATYDELANACRVGVAEGWLCNREHGGIRYGRVIKPTPDTHGFSVDVVDMQDISGPHHVHPHGEIDLIMPLTEGATFDGHPAGWCVYGPGSAHRPTVARGQALVLYLLPQGAIEFTRDASVA, encoded by the coding sequence ATGTCCCCTCAGGATTTTCAGCGTCTGATTGCAGGCGTGACCGCGCAATTGGACGGCCGCCCGCTCGACCCGTCGCTGGCCGGGTGGCTCAACGCGACCTGGCCCGCCGGCAGCGCCACTTACGACGAGCTCGCCAACGCATGCCGCGTGGGCGTCGCCGAAGGCTGGCTGTGCAATCGCGAGCACGGCGGCATCCGCTACGGCCGCGTCATCAAGCCCACACCCGACACGCACGGCTTTTCAGTCGACGTCGTCGACATGCAGGACATTTCCGGTCCGCATCACGTGCACCCACACGGCGAAATCGATCTGATCATGCCGCTCACAGAAGGCGCGACCTTCGACGGTCATCCGGCCGGCTGGTGCGTGTACGGTCCCGGCAGCGCGCATCGACCGACGGTCGCGCGCGGACAGGCGCTCGTGCTGTATCTGCTGCCGCAAGGTGCAATCGAATTCACGCGGGACGCCAGCGTTGCCTGA
- the boxB gene encoding benzoyl-CoA 2,3-epoxidase subunit BoxB — protein sequence MSTINYTDKIPNNVNLADDRALQRALEQWQPNFLSWWGDMGPDGSHDFDVYLRTATSVDPGGWAHFDYVKMPDYRWGIFLTPGDQDRKINFGEHKGEAAWQDVPGEHRANLRRIIVTQGDTEPASVEQQRHLGLTAPSMYDLRNLFQVNVEEGRHLWAMVYLLHRHFGRDGREEAEALLGRRSGDDDNPRILGAFNEKTPDWLAFYMFTYFTDRDGKFQLSALSESGFDPLARTTKFMLTEEAHHMFVGESGVSRVVQRTAQVMNELKTDDASKIRGAGVIDLPTIQRYLNFHYSVTIDLFGADHSSNAATFYSSGLKGRYEETKRDDDHQLNGQSYKLLDVADGKLIEREVPMLNAMNEVLRDDYIKDSVAGVGRWNKVLEKAGIDFRLTVPHKAFNRQIGTFAGTRVSPDGRVISETEWAANEAKWMPSAEDRAYVASLMGRVVEAGKFANWIAPPAMGINRQPVDFEYVRFN from the coding sequence ATGTCCACGATCAACTACACCGACAAGATCCCGAACAACGTCAACCTCGCCGACGACCGCGCCTTGCAACGCGCGCTCGAGCAATGGCAGCCGAACTTCTTGTCATGGTGGGGCGACATGGGCCCCGATGGCTCGCATGACTTCGACGTCTATCTGCGCACGGCGACCAGCGTCGATCCCGGCGGCTGGGCGCATTTCGATTATGTGAAGATGCCTGACTACCGCTGGGGCATTTTTCTCACACCCGGCGATCAGGATCGCAAGATCAACTTCGGCGAGCACAAGGGCGAAGCGGCGTGGCAGGACGTGCCGGGCGAACATCGCGCGAACTTGCGCCGCATCATCGTCACGCAAGGCGATACGGAGCCGGCTTCCGTCGAGCAGCAGCGTCACCTCGGTCTCACGGCGCCGTCGATGTACGACCTGCGCAACCTCTTTCAGGTGAACGTCGAGGAAGGCCGGCATCTGTGGGCGATGGTGTATCTGCTGCATCGTCATTTCGGCCGCGACGGGCGCGAGGAAGCGGAAGCACTGCTCGGCCGCCGCTCGGGCGACGACGACAACCCCCGCATTCTCGGCGCGTTCAACGAGAAAACGCCCGACTGGCTCGCGTTCTACATGTTCACGTACTTCACGGATCGCGACGGCAAGTTCCAGTTGAGCGCGCTCTCCGAATCCGGTTTCGATCCGCTTGCGCGCACCACGAAGTTCATGCTGACGGAAGAAGCCCATCACATGTTCGTCGGCGAATCGGGTGTGTCGCGTGTCGTGCAGCGCACCGCGCAGGTGATGAACGAACTGAAGACGGACGACGCAAGCAAGATTCGCGGAGCCGGCGTGATCGATCTGCCCACTATCCAGCGTTATCTGAACTTCCACTACTCGGTGACGATCGATCTGTTCGGCGCGGACCATTCGTCGAATGCGGCGACGTTCTATAGCTCGGGCCTCAAGGGCCGCTACGAGGAAACGAAGCGCGACGACGATCATCAACTGAACGGGCAGAGCTACAAGCTGCTCGATGTCGCGGACGGCAAGTTGATTGAGCGCGAAGTGCCGATGCTCAACGCCATGAACGAAGTGCTGCGCGACGACTACATCAAGGATTCCGTCGCGGGTGTCGGACGCTGGAACAAGGTGCTGGAGAAGGCGGGCATCGATTTTCGCCTGACTGTGCCGCACAAGGCGTTTAACCGGCAGATCGGCACCTTTGCGGGCACGCGTGTGTCGCCCGATGGCCGCGTGATCAGCGAGACGGAATGGGCAGCGAACGAAGCGAAATGGATGCCCAGTGCGGAAGATCGCGCGTACGTCGCATCGCTGATGGGGCGTGTCGTCGAGGCCGGCAAGTTTGCGAACTGGATCGCGCCGCCCGCGATGGGCATCAACCGCCAGCCCGTCGACTTCGAATACGTGCGCTTCAACTGA
- a CDS encoding Zn-dependent hydrolase yields the protein MNAVSEALKQGLDTSITVNGKRLWDSLMTMAKIGATQKGGVCRLALTDLDKEGRDLIVSWAKDAGCTVSIDQMGNVFMRRAGVNPNALPVMTGSHADSQPTGGRFDGIYGVLGGLEVIRSLNDRGIETEHPIEVVIWTNEEGSRFAPAMVASGVFAGVFTLDYGLSRKDVDGKTIGEELTRIGYAGDVPCGDRPLHAAFELHIEQGPILEAENKTIGVVTDAQGQRWYEITLTGQEAHAGPTPMPRRKDALLGAARVVDLVNRIGLDHAPLACATVGMMQVHPNSRNVIPGRVFFTVDFRHPDDAVLAKMDAALREGVAKIAGGIGLETQLEQIFYYEPVRFDPACVKSVRAAAERFGYPHRDMVSGAGHDACYLSQVAPTSMVFVPCVDGISHNEIEDATPEWIEAGANVLLHAMLERACEPAS from the coding sequence ATGAATGCGGTATCCGAAGCGTTGAAACAAGGACTCGATACGTCGATCACCGTCAACGGCAAACGTCTGTGGGACAGCCTGATGACGATGGCGAAAATCGGCGCGACGCAAAAGGGCGGCGTCTGCCGCCTCGCGCTGACCGATCTCGACAAGGAGGGACGCGACCTCATCGTCAGCTGGGCGAAGGACGCGGGCTGCACGGTCAGCATCGATCAGATGGGCAACGTGTTCATGCGGCGCGCGGGCGTGAACCCGAATGCGCTGCCCGTGATGACGGGCTCGCACGCGGACTCGCAACCGACAGGCGGCCGCTTCGACGGTATTTACGGCGTCCTCGGCGGGCTTGAAGTGATTCGCAGCCTCAACGATCGCGGCATCGAAACCGAGCATCCGATCGAAGTCGTGATCTGGACCAACGAAGAGGGCTCGCGCTTTGCGCCCGCGATGGTGGCGTCCGGCGTGTTCGCAGGCGTTTTCACGCTCGACTATGGCTTGTCGCGCAAGGATGTTGACGGCAAGACGATCGGCGAGGAACTGACGCGCATCGGCTATGCGGGCGACGTGCCGTGCGGCGACCGCCCTCTGCATGCAGCGTTCGAATTGCACATCGAACAGGGGCCGATACTCGAAGCGGAAAACAAGACGATTGGCGTCGTCACCGATGCGCAAGGCCAACGCTGGTACGAAATCACACTGACAGGCCAGGAGGCGCACGCGGGCCCGACGCCGATGCCGCGCCGCAAGGATGCGTTGCTGGGCGCGGCGCGCGTGGTCGATCTCGTCAACCGTATCGGTCTCGATCACGCGCCGCTCGCGTGCGCGACGGTCGGCATGATGCAGGTCCATCCGAACTCGCGCAACGTGATTCCAGGTCGCGTGTTTTTCACCGTCGATTTCCGTCATCCCGACGATGCCGTGCTCGCGAAGATGGACGCCGCGCTACGCGAAGGCGTCGCGAAGATCGCGGGCGGCATCGGCCTCGAAACACAGCTCGAACAGATCTTTTACTACGAGCCCGTCAGGTTCGACCCGGCCTGCGTGAAGTCCGTGCGTGCCGCCGCCGAGCGTTTCGGCTATCCGCATCGCGACATGGTGTCGGGCGCGGGCCACGACGCGTGCTATCTGTCGCAGGTGGCGCCGACATCGATGGTGTTCGTGCCGTGCGTGGACGGCATCAGTCACAACGAAATCGAAGATGCGACGCCCGAATGGATCGAGGCGGGCGCAAACGTGTTGTTGCACGCGATGCTGGAGCGTGCATGCGAACCGGCATCGTAA
- a CDS encoding TetR/AcrR family transcriptional regulator, whose protein sequence is MKRDAAQRLTMRHDDTTVSETGNDEAPAPLRRRKAHIRESNETHLLACAEAVFAERGFEGASTAMIAERAGLPKANVHYYFPTKLALYRRVLEDLFEDWHRAANTFEGSDDPVEAIGGYVRAKMELSRRRPLGSKVWANEIIHGADHMLDILEQRVKPWLDTRVTVIDDWIARGLLANVDAQTLMYMIWATTQHYADFDAQIRALGGKRAFSQKAFDATTEQVVQLVIRACGAQSPSAKT, encoded by the coding sequence ATGAAGCGCGACGCGGCACAAAGGCTAACGATGAGACACGACGACACGACAGTGAGCGAGACCGGCAACGACGAAGCGCCTGCACCTTTGCGGCGGCGCAAGGCTCACATTCGTGAGAGCAATGAAACGCATCTTCTGGCGTGTGCGGAAGCCGTTTTTGCGGAGCGCGGCTTCGAAGGGGCGAGCACGGCGATGATCGCGGAGCGTGCGGGCTTACCGAAAGCCAACGTCCACTACTACTTCCCGACCAAGCTCGCGCTCTACCGGCGCGTGCTCGAAGACCTGTTCGAAGACTGGCATCGGGCGGCGAATACGTTCGAAGGCAGCGACGATCCCGTCGAAGCCATCGGCGGCTATGTGCGCGCGAAGATGGAGTTGTCGCGGCGGCGGCCGCTCGGCTCGAAGGTGTGGGCGAACGAGATCATTCACGGCGCGGACCACATGCTCGACATTCTCGAGCAGCGCGTGAAGCCGTGGCTCGATACGCGCGTGACTGTCATCGACGACTGGATCGCGCGCGGCCTGCTCGCGAATGTCGATGCGCAAACGCTGATGTACATGATCTGGGCCACGACGCAGCACTACGCGGATTTCGACGCGCAGATACGCGCGCTGGGCGGCAAGCGCGCGTTCTCGCAAAAGGCCTTCGATGCAACCACGGAGCAGGTCGTGCAACTCGTGATTCGCGCGTGCGGGGCGCAGTCTCCATCGGCGAAGACCTGA
- the boxA gene encoding benzoyl-CoA 2,3-epoxidase subunit BoxA, with translation MNAPVPVEILKQHLIDPEICIRCNTCEETCPIDAITHDGTNYVVMPDVCNGCMACVPPCPTGAIDNWRSVLKADAYSIDEQYTWDVLPEQGTMALPSSTETPAQENAASSDITSEAQGIDVDTVRGAVVPPWSAARPYVNLYTHKNPTTATVVGNYRLTDETTQSDIHHIVLDFGSMPFPVLEGQSIGILPPGSAADGRAHHARQYSIASPRDGERPGYNNVSLTVKRVTQDYQGDAANGVCSNYLCDLKKGDVVNVIGPFGSTFLMPNHPNSHLLMICTGTGSAPMRAMTEYRRRRRLKGATGKLMLFFGARTKEELPYFGPLTNLPKDFIDTNLAFSRTPGEPKRYVQDAMRERAVDVAQLLRDDNTYIYVCGLKGMEDGVLQSLKDIADLHGLEWDALWQRLKREGRLHLETY, from the coding sequence ATGAACGCGCCCGTACCGGTCGAAATTCTCAAGCAGCATCTGATCGATCCGGAGATCTGCATTCGCTGCAACACATGCGAAGAGACCTGTCCGATCGATGCGATCACGCACGACGGCACGAATTACGTCGTAATGCCGGACGTGTGCAACGGCTGCATGGCGTGCGTGCCGCCGTGTCCGACGGGCGCGATCGACAACTGGCGCTCGGTGCTCAAGGCAGACGCCTACAGCATCGACGAGCAATACACATGGGATGTGTTGCCGGAGCAGGGCACGATGGCGTTGCCATCTTCAACCGAGACGCCGGCGCAAGAAAACGCCGCGAGCAGCGACATTACCAGCGAAGCGCAAGGCATCGACGTCGATACGGTGCGCGGCGCGGTGGTGCCGCCGTGGTCCGCCGCGCGTCCGTACGTGAATCTCTACACGCACAAGAATCCGACGACGGCCACGGTCGTCGGCAACTATCGGCTGACGGACGAGACGACGCAAAGCGATATCCATCACATCGTGCTCGATTTCGGCTCGATGCCGTTCCCTGTCCTCGAAGGGCAGTCGATCGGCATTCTGCCGCCGGGCAGCGCCGCCGATGGACGCGCGCATCATGCGCGCCAGTATTCGATTGCCAGTCCGCGCGACGGCGAGCGGCCCGGCTACAACAATGTCTCGCTGACCGTGAAGCGTGTCACCCAGGACTATCAGGGCGACGCGGCGAACGGCGTGTGCTCGAACTATCTGTGCGACCTGAAGAAGGGCGACGTCGTCAACGTGATAGGCCCATTCGGCAGCACATTCCTGATGCCGAACCATCCGAATTCGCATCTGCTGATGATCTGCACGGGCACGGGTTCCGCACCGATGCGCGCGATGACCGAGTATCGGCGCAGGCGCAGGCTGAAGGGCGCAACGGGCAAGCTGATGCTGTTCTTCGGCGCGCGTACGAAGGAAGAGTTGCCTTACTTCGGGCCGTTGACGAATTTGCCGAAAGACTTCATCGACACGAACCTCGCGTTTTCACGCACGCCGGGCGAGCCGAAGCGCTACGTGCAGGACGCAATGCGCGAGCGTGCCGTCGACGTCGCGCAGTTGCTGCGCGACGACAACACCTACATCTACGTGTGCGGGTTGAAAGGGATGGAAGATGGCGTGTTGCAGTCGCTGAAGGACATCGCCGACCTGCATGGCCTCGAATGGGACGCGCTGTGGCAGCGGCTCAAGCGCGAAGGGCGCCTGCATCTGGAAACATACTGA
- the boxC gene encoding 2,3-epoxybenzoyl-CoA dihydrolase: MSAAVFPAETAAVRVDYRTDPSQYKHWKLAFNGPVATLGIDIAEDGGIRDGYKLKLNSYDLGVDIELHDALQRIRFEHPEVRTVVLTSLKDRVFCSGANIFMLGLSSHAWKVNFCKFTNETRNGVEDSSRHSGLKFLAAVNGACAGGGYELALACDEIYLIDDRSSSVALPEVPLLGVLPGTGGLTRVTDKRKVRHDRADIFCTVVEGIRGARAKEWRLVDEVVKPNQFEQAIAARALELAQQSDRPADAQGVALTRIERTDRDDGLTYATLDVTIDRAKRTATFTAKAPTTEQPTDIDAIVAKGASWWPLQYARELDDAILSMRTNELDIGTWILKTEGDARAVLAVDATLLQHKDHWLVRETIGLLRRTLARIDVSSRSLFALIEPGSCFAGTFAEFAFAADRTYMAALPANEDEEPAITLSEVNFGLYPMVTHQSRLARRFYEETEPLDAVRAKIGQPVKAVEAERLGLVTASPDDIDWADEIRIALEERAAMSPDALTGMEANLRFNGRETMETRIFGRLTAWQNWIFNRPNAVGEKGALKVYGKGSKAQFDVSRV; encoded by the coding sequence ATGTCCGCAGCCGTGTTCCCGGCAGAGACCGCCGCCGTACGAGTCGACTACCGCACCGATCCCTCGCAGTACAAGCACTGGAAGCTCGCGTTCAATGGTCCGGTGGCGACGCTCGGGATCGACATCGCCGAAGACGGAGGCATCCGCGACGGCTACAAGCTGAAGCTGAATTCATACGACCTGGGCGTCGATATCGAACTGCACGATGCACTCCAGCGCATCCGCTTCGAGCATCCGGAAGTGCGGACGGTCGTCCTCACGAGCCTGAAAGACCGCGTGTTCTGCTCGGGTGCAAACATCTTCATGCTCGGCCTGTCGTCGCATGCATGGAAGGTCAACTTCTGCAAATTCACGAACGAAACCCGCAACGGCGTCGAGGACTCGTCGCGTCATTCGGGCCTGAAGTTTCTTGCAGCAGTCAACGGTGCATGTGCAGGCGGCGGATACGAACTGGCACTCGCGTGCGATGAGATCTATTTGATCGACGACCGCTCGTCATCGGTGGCGCTGCCGGAAGTGCCGCTGCTCGGCGTGCTGCCGGGAACGGGCGGCCTCACGCGCGTCACCGACAAACGCAAGGTGCGGCACGATCGCGCCGACATTTTCTGCACCGTGGTCGAAGGCATCCGCGGCGCGCGCGCGAAGGAGTGGCGTCTCGTCGATGAAGTCGTGAAGCCGAACCAGTTCGAGCAGGCGATCGCTGCGCGTGCATTGGAACTCGCGCAGCAAAGCGATCGTCCAGCGGATGCGCAAGGCGTGGCGCTGACGCGCATCGAACGCACGGATCGCGACGACGGCCTCACGTATGCGACGCTCGACGTGACCATCGACCGGGCGAAACGCACGGCCACTTTCACGGCCAAAGCGCCTACGACCGAACAGCCGACAGATATCGACGCCATCGTCGCGAAGGGCGCGAGCTGGTGGCCGCTGCAGTACGCGCGCGAACTCGACGACGCGATCCTGTCGATGCGCACGAACGAGCTCGATATCGGCACGTGGATCCTTAAGACGGAAGGCGACGCACGCGCGGTGCTCGCTGTCGACGCCACGTTGCTGCAACACAAGGACCACTGGCTGGTGCGCGAAACGATCGGCCTGTTGCGCCGCACGCTCGCGCGCATCGACGTGTCGTCGCGTTCGCTGTTTGCGCTGATTGAGCCGGGTTCGTGCTTCGCGGGCACGTTCGCCGAGTTCGCGTTCGCCGCCGACCGCACCTACATGGCCGCGCTGCCTGCGAACGAAGATGAAGAGCCCGCGATCACGCTGTCGGAAGTCAACTTCGGGCTGTATCCAATGGTCACGCATCAGTCGAGGCTCGCGCGGCGCTTCTACGAAGAAACGGAGCCGCTCGATGCCGTGCGCGCGAAGATCGGTCAGCCCGTGAAGGCGGTCGAAGCGGAGCGCCTGGGTCTCGTGACGGCGTCGCCGGATGACATCGACTGGGCTGACGAAATCCGCATTGCGCTCGAAGAACGCGCGGCGATGTCGCCGGATGCGCTGACGGGCATGGAAGCGAATCTGCGTTTCAACGGCCGCGAGACGATGGAGACGCGCATCTTCGGCCGTCTGACGGCGTGGCAGAACTGGATTTTCAACCGGCCGAACGCGGTGGGCGAGAAGGGCGCGCTCAAGGTATACGGCAAGGGCAGCAAGGCGCAATTCGACGTATCGCGCGTGTAG
- a CDS encoding benzoate-CoA ligase family protein yields the protein MQALLESHPGEPAPNVEAPPAQFNFASHLFRLNDVRPDKPAYIDDAGVTTYAQLEDRARRFAGALRSLGVHSEERILLVMLDTAELPVAFLGALYAGVVPVVANTLLTSADYLYMLTHSHARAVIASGALLPNVEKAMSEAEHDGCLLIVSQPVQVDPPPTYVLGQLIDGAEPSMKPNACSGDDIAFWLYSSGSTGKPKGTVHTHANLYWTAELYAKPILGISERDVVFSAAKLFFAYGLGNALTFPLSVGASAVLMAERPTPDAIFRRLVEHRPTIFYGVPTLYANMLVSPNLPPREQVAMRVCASAGEALPREIGERFTAHFGCEVLDGIGSTEMLHIFLSNRPGAVEYGTTGRPVPGYEVELRDEAGHSVPDGEVGDLFIKGPSAALMYWSNREKSRATFLGEWIRSGDKYSRLPNGCYQYAGRSDDMLKVSGQYVSPVEVEMVLVQHTAVLEAAVVGVDHGGLVKTRAFVVLKRNADACDALADELKSFVKDKLAPHKYPRDIVFVDDLPKTATGKIQRFKLREQLNS from the coding sequence ATGCAAGCCTTGCTGGAATCGCACCCGGGGGAGCCCGCGCCGAACGTCGAAGCGCCCCCCGCGCAGTTCAACTTCGCGTCGCATCTGTTCCGCCTCAACGACGTGCGGCCCGACAAGCCCGCCTATATCGACGACGCCGGCGTCACCACCTACGCGCAACTCGAAGACCGCGCGCGCCGCTTCGCTGGCGCGCTGCGCTCGCTCGGCGTGCATTCCGAAGAGCGCATCCTGCTCGTGATGCTCGACACGGCCGAATTGCCCGTCGCGTTTCTCGGAGCGCTTTATGCGGGCGTCGTGCCCGTGGTCGCGAACACGCTGCTGACGTCCGCCGACTATCTGTACATGCTCACGCATAGCCACGCGCGGGCCGTGATCGCATCGGGCGCACTGCTGCCGAATGTCGAAAAAGCGATGAGCGAGGCGGAACACGACGGCTGTCTGTTGATCGTGTCGCAGCCTGTGCAGGTCGATCCGCCGCCAACGTATGTTCTTGGCCAGTTGATCGACGGCGCCGAGCCGTCGATGAAACCCAATGCATGTAGCGGCGACGATATTGCGTTCTGGTTGTATTCATCCGGTTCAACCGGCAAACCGAAAGGCACGGTGCACACGCATGCAAACCTGTACTGGACTGCAGAGCTCTATGCGAAGCCGATACTCGGCATCAGCGAACGCGACGTGGTGTTCTCCGCCGCCAAGCTGTTCTTCGCCTATGGCCTCGGCAATGCACTGACGTTTCCCCTGTCGGTCGGCGCTTCGGCCGTGCTGATGGCCGAGCGTCCGACACCCGACGCCATCTTCAGGCGACTCGTCGAGCATCGGCCGACGATCTTCTACGGCGTACCGACGCTGTACGCGAACATGCTCGTGTCGCCAAATCTGCCGCCGCGCGAGCAGGTCGCGATGCGCGTCTGCGCATCGGCGGGCGAAGCGTTGCCGCGCGAGATCGGCGAGCGCTTCACCGCGCACTTCGGCTGCGAGGTTCTCGACGGCATCGGTTCGACGGAGATGCTGCATATCTTTCTGTCGAATCGCCCAGGTGCAGTCGAGTACGGAACAACGGGCCGCCCTGTGCCGGGATATGAAGTGGAGTTACGCGACGAAGCGGGCCATTCCGTGCCCGACGGTGAAGTCGGCGATCTGTTCATCAAAGGGCCGAGCGCCGCGCTGATGTACTGGAGCAACCGCGAGAAGTCGCGCGCGACCTTCCTCGGCGAGTGGATTCGCAGCGGCGACAAGTACAGCCGCTTGCCGAACGGCTGCTATCAATATGCAGGCCGCAGCGACGACATGCTGAAAGTAAGCGGCCAGTATGTGTCGCCCGTCGAAGTGGAAATGGTCCTCGTGCAACATACTGCCGTGCTCGAAGCCGCCGTCGTCGGGGTCGATCACGGCGGCCTCGTGAAAACGCGTGCATTCGTCGTGCTGAAACGAAATGCCGATGCATGCGATGCACTCGCGGATGAACTCAAGTCGTTCGTCAAGGACAAGCTCGCGCCGCACAAGTATCCGCGCGATATCGTCTTCGTCGATGATCTGCCGAAGACGGCAACCGGTAAGATTCAACGCTTCAAACTGCGGGAACAGCTCAACAGCTGA